The window GAAGGACTGGTTGGGGCGGCGGCGCGCGTAGAGCCAGCGCAGCAGCTGCGGCTCCATGATCTTCAGCGCGTCGGCCGGGGTGGGGACCCCGCCCTTCGACGAGGACATCTTCGCCATGCCGCTGATGCCGACGAACGCGTACATCGGTCCGATCGGCTGCTCGCCGCCGAAGATGTGCACGATCTGGCCGCCGACCTGGAAGGACGAGCCGGGCGAGGAGTGGTCGACGCCGGAGGGCTCGAAGATCACGCCCTCGTAGGCCCAGCGCATGGGCCAGTCGACCTTCCAGACGAGCTTGCCGCGGTTGAACTCGCTGAGCTTGACCGTTTCGGTGAACTCGTCCTCGGTGCAGACGTAGGTCATCTCGGTCGTCTCGTCGTCGTACGAGGTGACCTTGGTGAAGTCCTTGCCGCACTCGGCGCAGTACGGCTTGTACGGGAAGTACCCGCCCTCGCCGGTGCTGCCGTCGTCCTCGGCGGCGGCGCCGGAGCCTTCCGCGGCCTCCAGCTCGGCCTCGTCGACCTGCTTCTGCTGGGGCTTCTTGCCGCCGGGCTTCTGCTTGGTGCGGTACTGGTCGAGGACGGCGTCGATGTCGCCGCGGTGCTTCATCGCGAACAGGACCTGCTCGCGGTAGACACCGGTGGTGTACTGCTCGGTCTGGCTGATCGGGTCGTACTCGACGCCCATCTCGGCCAGGGCCTCGACGAAGACGGCCTTGAAGTGCTCGGCCCAGTTCGGGTGCGCGGAGCCGGCCGGGGCGGGCACGGCGGTCAGCGGGCGCCCGATGTGCTGGGCCCACGACTCGTCGATGCCGGGCACGCCCGCGGGCACCTTGCGGTACCGGTCGTAGTCGTCCCAGGAGATGAGGTGGCGGACCTCGATGCCCCGGCGGCGGATCTCGTCCGCGACCAGGTGGGGGGTCATGACCTCGCGGAGGTTGCCCAGGTGGATCGGGCCGGAGGGGGAGAGTCCGGACGCGACGACGACAGGTTTGCCGGGTGCTCGGCGCTCCGCCTCGGCGATGACCTCGTCCGCGAAACGGGAGACCCAGTCGGTCTCGGTGCTGCTCTGAGCCACGACACGTCCTTCTATCTCGAATGCTGGCTTCAGCCATTCTCCCAGACGGAACAGGACGCTCCGGGGTTGCTCCGCCCCCTGATATCCCGCGAAAGGGGCGGTCCCCGCGTGGGATACTCGGCACTTGTCGGAACAACCAAGTGCACCCACCGGCACAACCTCACAGGAACGGCAGCTCATGGCCTCGGTCCCTTCCCTCGCTTCTTCCGTCAATCAGCGCGTCGCGGACGCCCTCGCCTCGGCTCTGCCGGAGGCCGGTGGCGCCGACCCGCTGCTGCGACGAAGCGACCGGGCCGATTTCCAGGCCAACGGCATCCTGGCGCTCGCGAAGAAGGCGAAGGCCAACCCGCGCGAGCTGGCGACGACCGTGGTCGAGGGCATCGCGACGGGTGACCTGATCCGGGAGATCGAGGTCTCCGGTCCCGGCTTCCTCAACATCACGATCACCGACCGGGCGATCGTCGAGACCCTTGCGGCGCGGGCCGGCGACGACCGCCTGGGCGTCCCGCTCGCGGCGAACCCGGGCACCACGGTGATCGACTACGCGCAGCCGAACGTCGCGAAGGAGATGCACGTCGGTCACCTGCGGTCCGCCGTGATCGGTGCGGCGATGGTGGAGATCCTGGAGTTCACGGGCGAGACGGTGGTCCGCCGCCACCACATCGGCGACTGGGGCACCCAGTTCGGCATGCTCATCCAGTACCTGATGGAGCACCCGCACGAGCTGGACCACAAGTCCGACGAGGAGGTCTCCGGCGAGGAGGCCATGTCCAACCTCAACCGGCTGTACAAGGCCTCGCGCGGGCTGTTCGACTCCGACGAGGAGTTCAAGACGCGGGCCCGGGCGCGGGTGGTGGACCTGCAGGCGGGTGACGCCGAGACCCTCGCGCTGTGGCAGCGGTTCGTGGACGAGTCGAAGATCTACTTCTACTCCGTCTTCAACAAGCTGGACATGGACATCCAGGACCCGGACGTGGTCGGCGAGTCCGGCTACAACGACATGCTGGTGGAGACCTGCAAGCTGCTGGAGGAGTCGGGCGTCGCCGTCCGTTCCAACGGGGCGCTCTGCGTCTTCTTCGACGACGTCAAGGGTCCGGACGGCAACCCGACCCCGCTGATCGTGCAGAAGTCGGACGGCGGCTTCGGCTACGCGGCCACCGACCTGTCGGCGATCCGCAACCGTGTCGCCGATCTGGGTGCGACCGAGCTGATCTACGTGGTGGACGCGCGGCAGTCCCTGCACTTCAAGATGGTCTTCGAGACGGCGCGCCGGGCGGGCTGGCTGAGCGACGGGGTCAAGGCCGTGCAGCTGGCCTTCGGCACGGTGCTCGGCAAGGACGGCAAGCCGTTCAAGACCCGTGAGGGCGAGACCGTACGGCTCGTGGACCTGCTCGACGAGGCGGTGGACCGGGCGACGGCGGTCGTGCGCGAGAAGGCCGAGAAGGTGGGCCTGACCGAGGAGGAGATCGTCGAGAACGGCCGGTACGTCGGCATCGGCGCGGTGAAGTACGCCGACCTGTCGACCTCGGCCGCCCGCGACTACAAGTTCGACCTGGACCAGATGGTCTCGCTGAACGGCGACACGTCCGTCTACCTGCAGTACGCGTACGCCCGGATCAAGTCGATCCTGCGCAGGGCGGGCGACCGCAAGCCGGTCGCGCACCCGGAGCTGGAGCTGGCTCCGGCCGAGCGTGCGCTGGGCCTGCACCTGGACCACTTCGGCGAGCTGATCGCCGAGGCGGCCGCGGAGCACGCCCCGCACAAGGTGGCGGCGTACCTGTACCAGCTGTCCTCGCTGTTCACGACGTTCTACGACCAGTGCCCGGTCGTGAAGCCGGAGCCTGAGCTCGTGGTGGGCGAGAACCGTCTCTTCCTGTGCGACCTGACGGCCCGCACCCTGTCGAAGGGCATGTCTCTCCTGGGCATCCGGACCCCCGAGAAGCTCTGACGCACCGCGTCCGTACGGCGGCCCCGTCTCCTTCCGGAGGCGGGGCCTTCCGCGTTCCGGCGCGGTGCCCGCTGACGCACACCGGGTTTCACCCGTACGGCCCGATTCGGGCCGCACGGGCCGGGTAGGGGACGGCGCGTCCTTCCCCCATCCACCAAGCGGAGGCATCCGTGCCCGACATGAACGGCCCCTACAAGCCCGGCACCCCGTGCTGGATCGACCTGATGGTCCCCGACCAGCAGGCGGCCCTCGACTTCTACGGCGACCTCTTCGGCTGGCAGGGCGAGATCGGCCCGGCCGAGCAGGGCGGCTACTCCGTCTGCCTCCTCAAGGGCAAGCCCGTCGCCGGCATCATGAAGGCGATGAACCCGGACGGGACCGTGCCCGACCCGATGCCGCCGACCGCGTGGACCACGTACCTGGCCACCGACTCCATCGACTCCACCCTCAAGTCGGTCACCGACGCGGGCGGCTCGGTGATGATGGGCGCGATGGACGTCATGGACCTCGGCCGGATGGCCGTGATCACCGACCCCACCGGCGCCGTCGTCGGCCTGTGGCAGGCCGGCTCCTTCGACGGCGCCGGCATCGTCAACGAGCACGGCGCCCTGATCTGGAACGAGCTCAGCACCGGCGACGTCGCGGCCGCGGCCGCCTTCTACACCTCGATCCTCCCCGTCACCACGGCCCGGTCCGAGATGCCCGACGCCGGGGAGTACACCGAGTTCAAGGTCGGCGACCGTGCCGTCGGCGGGATGATCGACCTCGCCAAGCTGCCGCCCGGGGTGCCGCCGCACTGGATGCCGTACTTCCACGTCGACGACGTGGACGCGGTCCAGGCGGCCGCCGTACGCGCCGGGGGCAGTGTCCTGGCCCCGGCCTTCGACATGGTGGCGGGCCGCATGGCCGTCCTCGCCGACTCCCAGGGCGGCGGCTTCTCGGTGATCACGGCGACCGCCCCGGAGCAGCCCGCCTGATGTGACCGGGCCCACAGGGAATGTCCTGCCTGTGGGCCTCCTCCTTCTCGGTGCCGGGTTGTTCACCACCGAGAAGGGGGCTCACATGAAGAACACGCGTGCCGGGGCGGCGCTGGCCGGGCTGCTGGCGGCCGACGGACTGCTGCACCTGTACTGGGCGACGGGCGCGACCTGGCCCGCCGCCGACGAACGGGCGCTGTCCCTGGCCGTCCTCGGCCTGGACACCTCCTTCGGACCGGCCGCGGTGCTCCCCCTGGCCGCCGTGCTGCTGACGGGGGCCGCCGCCGTACTCGCCCACGCCCGCGGCCGCGGCGGCCGCGCGACCCGCGCTGTCACCGCCGCGGTCGCGGCCGGCCTGACCGTACGGGGCGTCGCGGGCCTGGGGTGGGCGGCCGGGCTCCTCGACAGCCCGCCGGACAGCCCGTTCTACGTCCTCAACCTGGCGCTCTACACCCCGCTCTGCCTCACCGCGGCCTGGGCGGCGGCCCGCCTGGCCGTCCGCTCTCCGCGGAACTCACACCAGACGACCTTCCCGGGCGTCCGGGCCAGCGCCCCCCAGTCGTCGGAGAGCGCGGCCACGAGCGTCAGGCCGTGACCGTGCGGGCGCCCGGTGATCCGGGAAAAGCCGGGCCCGCTGTCGTGCACCTCGACCCGGACGGTCGCGTCCTCGAAGCCGAACAGCCGCAGCAGGTACCCGCGGCCGCGCGGAACCCCGTACCGCAGGGCGTTGGTGGCCAGCTCGCTCACGCAGAGCAACATGTCGTCCTGGCGTTCGTCCACGCCCCACGCCCGCAAGGTGTCACGTGTGAACTGCCGCGCAGCTGCGATGGATCGGGGTGAGTGCAGGTAGAGGCGATCGCGCACGAGCGCCGCCTGAATAGTTGGATTCACGGGACGATCGTCGCGTTGCGTGACTAGCGTGTGGCTGAGCGCCGACCCGTACTCATTGATGAGTACGGGTCCGCACGGGGTATTCCGCATGCGTGGGTGGGGAGTTCGCAGTCATGCCACCGAGGAAACGAGTACGGCCGAACGCGACGACCATGAAGATGGTCGGCGCGATGGTGGCCGCGGCCCGCATCGCCAAGAACCTGACCCAGAAGCAGCTCGGAGAGCTGGTCCGGCTGGACGCGGAGACCATTGCCTCCATCGAGCAAGGCCGCCGCGCCCTGATGCCGAACGTCGCCGAGCTGATGGACTTGCACTTGGACCTGCCGGGCCTCCTGACCGTGGCAGCGCTGGAACTACCCGACATCGACACGACACCGCCATGGGCCGAGGAATACCTGACCCTTGAGCTCAACGCCATCACCTTGTCCTGGTACGAAGGCCAGCGCGTGCCGGGGCTGCTCCAAACCGAGGGCTACGCCCGGGCCCTCTTCAAGTGCCGCGTCCCAGCGCACCCCGAGGAAACCATTGAGGATCTGACCGCCCGCCGCATGGCACGGCAGGAAATCCTCCACCGCAAGACACCACCGACCCTGAGCTTCATCATCTGGGAGCCGGCCGTCCGCCACCGCATCGGCGGCCGAGACGTACACGAGGAACTCCTAAGGCACTTGCTCGCCTGTACGGAGCTTCCGGACGTTTCCATCCAAGTGATGCCGCTGGATCAGACCGCCCACGCAGCCCTCGACGGCCCCTTCATCCTCCTGGAAACCCCCACCCACCAGCACCTCGGATACTCCGAGAGTCAGCGTGGCAGCAGGCTCATCTCAGACCCCGACGAGGTCAGCATCATGGCTCGCCGATATGCGATGCTGCGGACTCAGGCCCTCAACACCGTCCAGACACAGGGCCTGTTGAACCGCCTGCTAGGAGAGTTATGAGCGCCGAACTGAAGTGGCTCAAGTCCAGCTACAGCGGCGGCGACGGCGACGCCTGCGTCGAAATCGCCACCAGCCCGGGCGCCATCCACGTCCGGGACTCGAAGGTCCAGGACGGGCCGATCCTGGCGCTCGCGCCGGCGAGCTGGGCGGCACTGACGGGCTGGCTTGCTCGCTAGGCCCCGGTGAGCGGCGGCAGACAGAGTCAGGCGTGTCGCGAACCGGAGCCGCGGCATGGGAACCGTGTCTGCGCCGGGCGGCATCAGGGATGTGCTGGGGGTTTCCCGTCAGTCCCATCGTCTCTCCGTGGCGGGCCGGTCCCTCAAGGGCGCTCGTTCCTCGCGTCGCTGCGCGATGGCCTGCGGCCACCCTTGACCGACCGACCCGCCACGGACATACGAGGACAGCCGGGAACCCCCCAGAGGAACGGGCCGGGCGGCAAGAGACCACCGGCGCGTCGGAGAGGCCCGGGCGGAGCCCGGAGCGCCTCAAATCGCTACGCGCTCCTGCCCGACGGCGCCCGCGAGCCGTCCAGGGCTGGTCCGCGGTTCAATGCATCAAGATCTATGAAGGGGAGGTGCCGTTCGATGTACCCGGCAGGGCTGACAGAGGCCTGCATCGATGATGCGAGCAACATCGTGGTTGCGCCCTCGGCGTTGCAGGACGATGACTTGATCAGGGACTTCTTCGGGTCCACGATCACGCCGGAGGAGCTGGGTTCGGCGGACCTGACGCAGAAGACCGTCTACCTGTGTGGCGACGTGTCCGGGATCAGCGGCCGCCAACTGGATGCGGCGGACCGAGTGTTCGTCATCCGGGAGCTGTCGCGCGGTTACCACGAGGACGTCGACACGGGTTGGACCCTCGTCGATGGCGGCCGAGTTCCCGTCCGGGTGCACGGCGCCGGGGTGTACTACCGCCGCTTCTTCGACCTCGACGCCGATCACTTCGGACGGATCCGTGCGGAGCACGACTTCCAGTCGCTGACGGAGTCCACCAAGCCTGGAACGGCTCATCGCAGCGGAATCTATCTGACACCCGTCACGCGAGACGGTGACGAACTGCATTTCCGCCTGCTCCGGTGCTCCACGAATCTCTCGGGGCCGACCGAGGGATTTCGACCGACTGATACGCGCATGGTCGAGGCTCTGAACCGCGAGGCCGCCACCGTATTCCGGAACCAGGCGCCGCTGAATCATGTGCTCGCGCAGATCTACCACAACACCCTGGCCACGGCCGAGCGCAAGCAGTCCAAGGCGAAGATATCGGCGCACGCCGACAAGACCAAGGACATGCCCGTCAACGGCATCATGGCCTTCTGCACCTTCTATGACGGGCTCGACAAGCTGCATCCCATGGCCGAAGACGCCTTCGACTACGGTGTGAAGCGCGCCAGCGGGCTGACCAGACTCCACTTCCGCCTCAAAGAACCGGAACGCGACGGGGTTACGCTTCCCCGGCAGTTCGCCGTGACCCTCTATCCCGGCTCCGTGTTCTTCATGCCGCTGTCCACCAACCGTCTGTATACGCACGAAATCCGGCCCTCGACGCTGGGCGCCGAGATGCTCCCGACCCGGCTGGGATACGTGGTGCGCTGTTCGAGCGCCGAAGCTGTCCACAAGGGCGGCCAGACGTTCCTCAAAGTGGCGGAAGACCTGGTGGAGCTGGGGCCGCCCACATCAGAGGGCATGGACGAGCTGCGCAGACTGTACGCCGAGGAGAACAGGACCTCGTCCTTCATCGACTACGGCGACAAGTTTCTCTTCAGCATGAACACGGGAGACTACGTTGCCCCCCGAGCCTAGGATCTCGGACGAGATCATCTCGCACTCGTTGCCGACCGAGCAGGATCTCTATGCGGACCTGTCCGCGTCTGCTCGTCTGGAAGACGTGGGAAAAGGCCGGCGGGGTGCCACACTCACCATGATCGACGAGGCGGAGGGTGTGCCCCTCGTACGCACCACCACTCAATACAGCAGCCCGACGCAGCGTTTCCGCGCGGTGCACGAACGGCTGGCGCAACAGATTGAGGAACATACGGCGATTGCGACCGGATTCAACAACGCCCTCGTCGAGAGCTACACGAATGCCTACAGAACCATGGGCAGCCATTCCGACCAGGCCCTCGATCTGGCCGACGAGTCCTTCATCGCCGTCTTCTCCTGCTATCAACATCCCGAAGCGAGCCCACCGCGGAAGCTGATCTTCGAATCAAAGGGGTCCGATGCCGACAAGTTCGAGATCTCCCTCACCCACCACAGTGTTGTCGCGTTCTCTGTCGAGTTGAATCGGCGATTCAAGCACAAGATCGTGCTGGACGTGCCCGTCCCGACGGCGGACAACCAATGGCTGGGCGTAACGTTTCGCACGTCGAAGACCTTCGTTCGGTTTCGCGACGGACATGCCTACCTCCCGCAGGGCGCGCGCCTCACGGCGGCCGACGACGAGCAGAGGCGCGAGTTCTACCAACTGCGGCGCCGCGAGAACAACGAAACGGACTTCACCTACCCCCCGCTGACGTACACCGTCAGCGAGAGCGACCTGCTGCCGCCCGTGTGACCACAAGGGCGGCGGTCTTGCCGGGGGCTGGCATCGGCTGAGCCGGTGGACGGTCCCTCCCGCCCCCTCAGGCCCCGGCCGGCCCCGCCCGCCCCGCGACCAGCGCCGCCAGCCCGTCCAGGATCCGGTCCAGGCCGAAGCGGAACTGGAAGTCCGGCTCGTCCGAGCCCGTGAACGCGTCCGACTCCAGCAGCCGCGTCACGGCCGGGTGGCTGTCCGGGCCCGTCATCAGCCGCAGCGTGCGCAGGTACCGGCCCAAGACCTGGTCCGGTGAGACACCGGACTTCACGATGGCGTCCATCATGTCGGCCGCCATCGTCGCCTCGTTGCGGACCAGGCCGCCGATCAGGATGATCGTCGAGAGCTTCTCGCCCTCGGTCAGGGCCGCGCCGGCCATCGCCGCCAGCCCGCGCTCCATCCAGGCCAGCTGGTTCGGGCTGACCGGCGCCCCGGTGATCGGGATGCGCAGGATCCAGGAGTTGGCCATCAGGACGGCCCGCTGCGCGTACGCCCACTGGGTCAGCAGCTCGCGCCAGCTCCACCCCTGCGCCTCCGGCGGCAGCGCCGGCGGGGCACCGACGCCCGCGTCCGACATCAGGATGTAGAGCTCTTCCTTCGCCGTGACGTACCGGTAGAGGGACATCGTCGAGACGCCCAGTTCCTTGGCCACCCGGCCCATGGAGACGGCGTCCATCCCCTCAACGGCGGCCAGCGTCACAGCCGTCTCCACGATGCGCGGCAGCGTGAGCGTGGGGCGCGGCCCCTTGCCGGGGCGCTCTCGCAGGCCCCAGGCCATCTCCAGGCTCGCCGGGAGCCCGGTTCCGCTGTCCTCGTCCGCCATGACCGCCCACTCCTCGATTGACCCCCATCCTAGTTCTGTGTATTACTTACACAGAAGAGCGTAAGGCATACGCAGAAGCGAGGAAGGGAGCACCCTCCCCCATGACCACGCACGTCCCACGCGACCTCGGCATCCACGCCACCGCCCTGACCAAGTCCTACGGCGACCTCCGCGTCCTCGACGGCATCGACCTCGCCGTCCCCCGGGGCAGCGTCCTCGCCCTCCTCGGCCCCAACGGCGCCGGCAAGACCACCACCGTCCGGATCCTCGCCACCCTCACCACCCCCGACTCGGGCAGCGCCCGCGTCGCCGGGCACGACACCGTCACCGAGCGGACCCGCGCCCGTGAACGCATCAGCCTCACCGGGCAGTTCGCGGCCGTCGACGACCTCCAGACCGGCGCCGAGATGCTCCGCATGATGGGCCGGCTCTGCGGGCTCTCCCCTCGTACGGCCCGGACCCGCGCCGACGAACTC of the Streptomyces sp. NBC_01294 genome contains:
- a CDS encoding VOC family protein; this translates as MNGPYKPGTPCWIDLMVPDQQAALDFYGDLFGWQGEIGPAEQGGYSVCLLKGKPVAGIMKAMNPDGTVPDPMPPTAWTTYLATDSIDSTLKSVTDAGGSVMMGAMDVMDLGRMAVITDPTGAVVGLWQAGSFDGAGIVNEHGALIWNELSTGDVAAAAAFYTSILPVTTARSEMPDAGEYTEFKVGDRAVGGMIDLAKLPPGVPPHWMPYFHVDDVDAVQAAAVRAGGSVLAPAFDMVAGRMAVLADSQGGGFSVITATAPEQPA
- the lysS gene encoding lysine--tRNA ligase codes for the protein MAQSSTETDWVSRFADEVIAEAERRAPGKPVVVASGLSPSGPIHLGNLREVMTPHLVADEIRRRGIEVRHLISWDDYDRYRKVPAGVPGIDESWAQHIGRPLTAVPAPAGSAHPNWAEHFKAVFVEALAEMGVEYDPISQTEQYTTGVYREQVLFAMKHRGDIDAVLDQYRTKQKPGGKKPQQKQVDEAELEAAEGSGAAAEDDGSTGEGGYFPYKPYCAECGKDFTKVTSYDDETTEMTYVCTEDEFTETVKLSEFNRGKLVWKVDWPMRWAYEGVIFEPSGVDHSSPGSSFQVGGQIVHIFGGEQPIGPMYAFVGISGMAKMSSSKGGVPTPADALKIMEPQLLRWLYARRRPNQSFKIAFDQEIQRLYDEWDKLEAKVADGSVLPADAAAHTRAVRTAAAELPRTPRPMPYRTLASVVDITAGHDEQTLRILTDLDPSQPLTSLDEVRPRLDRAENWITTQVPADQRTLVRDEPDADLLSSLDDEGRESLRLLLDGLDSHWSLDGLTTLVYGVPKVMAGLEPDAKPTPELKVAQRTFFALLYRLLVTRETGPRLPTLLLAVGADRVRKLLAV
- a CDS encoding TetR/AcrR family transcriptional regulator, which translates into the protein MADEDSGTGLPASLEMAWGLRERPGKGPRPTLTLPRIVETAVTLAAVEGMDAVSMGRVAKELGVSTMSLYRYVTAKEELYILMSDAGVGAPPALPPEAQGWSWRELLTQWAYAQRAVLMANSWILRIPITGAPVSPNQLAWMERGLAAMAGAALTEGEKLSTIILIGGLVRNEATMAADMMDAIVKSGVSPDQVLGRYLRTLRLMTGPDSHPAVTRLLESDAFTGSDEPDFQFRFGLDRILDGLAALVAGRAGPAGA
- a CDS encoding helix-turn-helix domain-containing protein, with the protein product MKMVGAMVAAARIAKNLTQKQLGELVRLDAETIASIEQGRRALMPNVAELMDLHLDLPGLLTVAALELPDIDTTPPWAEEYLTLELNAITLSWYEGQRVPGLLQTEGYARALFKCRVPAHPEETIEDLTARRMARQEILHRKTPPTLSFIIWEPAVRHRIGGRDVHEELLRHLLACTELPDVSIQVMPLDQTAHAALDGPFILLETPTHQHLGYSESQRGSRLISDPDEVSIMARRYAMLRTQALNTVQTQGLLNRLLGEL
- a CDS encoding DUF397 domain-containing protein encodes the protein MSAELKWLKSSYSGGDGDACVEIATSPGAIHVRDSKVQDGPILALAPASWAALTGWLAR
- a CDS encoding DUF3995 domain-containing protein; this encodes MKNTRAGAALAGLLAADGLLHLYWATGATWPAADERALSLAVLGLDTSFGPAAVLPLAAVLLTGAAAVLAHARGRGGRATRAVTAAVAAGLTVRGVAGLGWAAGLLDSPPDSPFYVLNLALYTPLCLTAAWAAARLAVRSPRNSHQTTFPGVRASAPQSSESAATSVRP
- the argS gene encoding arginine--tRNA ligase, with translation MASVPSLASSVNQRVADALASALPEAGGADPLLRRSDRADFQANGILALAKKAKANPRELATTVVEGIATGDLIREIEVSGPGFLNITITDRAIVETLAARAGDDRLGVPLAANPGTTVIDYAQPNVAKEMHVGHLRSAVIGAAMVEILEFTGETVVRRHHIGDWGTQFGMLIQYLMEHPHELDHKSDEEVSGEEAMSNLNRLYKASRGLFDSDEEFKTRARARVVDLQAGDAETLALWQRFVDESKIYFYSVFNKLDMDIQDPDVVGESGYNDMLVETCKLLEESGVAVRSNGALCVFFDDVKGPDGNPTPLIVQKSDGGFGYAATDLSAIRNRVADLGATELIYVVDARQSLHFKMVFETARRAGWLSDGVKAVQLAFGTVLGKDGKPFKTREGETVRLVDLLDEAVDRATAVVREKAEKVGLTEEEIVENGRYVGIGAVKYADLSTSAARDYKFDLDQMVSLNGDTSVYLQYAYARIKSILRRAGDRKPVAHPELELAPAERALGLHLDHFGELIAEAAAEHAPHKVAAYLYQLSSLFTTFYDQCPVVKPEPELVVGENRLFLCDLTARTLSKGMSLLGIRTPEKL